In the genome of Dyadobacter fermentans DSM 18053, the window CGCCCAGGAGCTGGTCGGAGGCAGCGCCGCTTCGTAAAGGCGCCTCCCAAAGTCGCTCCCCGGTGCCGGCGTCGACGGCATATCCAAAGAAGCCGCTGTGAAAGAGGAGCAGGTCTTTGTCACGCGTCTCGCCCGGGCCGCTGTTCAGGACGATACTGGCCGTATCGCCATATACCACTCCGGCGACCGTTTCCACAAATGCCCGATACCATATTTTGCTGGTGTTGATGCTCTCGGTGACGGAAAATTCGAAAGGAGTAGCGGGAATGTTCTGCGCTTTCGCGTAATATTTACGTGTCGGCAGGCTCGGCGTTGTAGCCAGGCACATGCCGTATCCGATTACCGGCAAATCACCCAATTGCATGATTCGTCCCGTGTAGCCGACCACATTCTGCTCGTATTTTACGGCCGCGCCGGTCTCCACGCTGGCCTGCGATCGCAGCAGCAATTCGTCAGAAGTCATTACATAAGCTTCCCTTATAACGTCTTTAACAATGTCGTAGCTCATCCAGATATAGCCATCGTTACACCAATTCTTGCTCCATGAATTCTGGATTTTGAAAGCCTTACGGGCATCATCGTAGCCCACAATGATCATGGCGTGATGGGAAACATCATTCGGGGTGGCGTCCTTCCACACGAACTGACCATCGGGGAAACGCGTAGGCTTTTTGAAATCAGCATTGAGCCTGCCCGCAATTACTACGGGCATATCGTAATACAGGAATTTCTTGATGGCATCGGTGGTGATCAATATCCGTCCCCAGTCGGCTATCTTGTACTTCGCTGCACCGGCAACTTGCTGCGTTCCGGGCTGCGTGTCGCATTCCTGGTCAGTGTAAGGCATGTCTTTCCAGGTACACACGCCCGTATTTTTCAAAAGGTTAAGTGCATCTTCGATATAGGATCCTTTCAAACAATCTCCGGCTTTGATCTTGTTATAAACGAAGGCAGGGCTGAGGACCGTTTCGTTGTTGACCGAGCCGTCCGCAAGTTTGAAATTTGAATTGAATCCCAAACCACTAAAATAGCTGCGCGCTGCATAGGCAACCGCCCAGGCAACACACGATCCCTGCCGGCCCTGACTTTGCACCGGAGGCATGTTCGGCGACAAATCATATTGCGGCGCAAGCTTCGGGTCTTTCTGGGTACGGCCGCCGGGGATCAGCGGTTCGGTGATTATTTTGATTTTTTCGTATTCCGCCGGGTCGAGCACTTCGGCACCATAGCCCACCGTTTCGCCGGGAATCACCTCCTCGTCCGGTTTTGGATCGGGCGGTGTAAGTTCGCTTGGCTTCTTGCTGCAGGCAGTGATAATGACAAATAGAAGGAGGCAGTAAATGCTCGCGTGGAGGCGTAGAGCGCGCAACATGTGGACTAATGGGAGTTGGTTCGAAAATCCATTGAAAATAGCGCACGCACACCCCCGTGCAAATCTGGAAAAGACGTGAGGGCCGGTATTTCTGATGAACCGGCAGTTATTTCTTTTTAAACCCCACGCTACCCGCTTACCTCCTATATCCAATTACTTTATTTGTACTAATTCCAAATTATCGCGTACTTTGCGGCGGTCCTTTCCTCACCGAAATCCGCATATGGACGCTCCCGATCATGAAACGGTAATCCACCTCAACGAGTCGAAGTCGTTTGAGCAGGTCTATCTGATGTATGCGAAGCCGCTTATCAGGTTGTCCTACTCCATGTTGCAGGATGTGCAGGAGTCCGAAGAAATAGTGCAAACGGTTTTCCATTCATTGTGGGAACGGCGAGATACGCTTATTGTTCATTCTTCGATAGAAGCCTACCTGGTGCGCGCCGTGAAGCTGAAAGCCATGCAATACCTGCGCGATAAATCCAATGAACAGAAGCATATCGCCCTGTTTTCGCAGCAGCTCGCCCGCGGACAAAACGATACCGAGCAGCGGATCGAGTACAAGCTGCTCACCGACCGCCTCGAAACCCTCACGGCCGGATTACCCGGACAATGCCAGCAGGTATTCACCCTCAGCCGCAAAAAAGGCATGACCAACAGTGAAATCTCCAGCCTGCTCAATATCACCGAAAAAGCGGTTGAAAATCAGATCACCCGGGCGCTGCGCTACCTGCGCAAGGGCCTGGTGGGGTACATTAATTCCTGATTTTTTTCAGGTCAGCGCGTGGGGGTAGGCGCTGGTTGTGGAACTACTGGTTGTACTATCGTTCCCCAATATGCGCCCCGACCGGCAACTTCTCGACAAATACCTTGCAGGCCAATGCACGCCCGACGAACAGCGTGCCGTTGAGCAATGGCTGCAAGCCGACCGGTTGGATGCCGATTTGCCGCCCGCACCGGACGAAACCGGGGCTACGGAGCGGATCTGGGACGAAATACAGCACCTTCCTTCAAGCCGGCCTGCCCGCAGCACCCGGCTGATGTGGCTGGCCGGGCTGGCTGCCAGCGTACTGCTGGTAGTGGGCATTAGCTGGCTATTCACTCCGGCAAAGACGGTTCGCGTGGCCGAACGGGTGGCGCCGTCTGCCCGGAAACAAACCATCGTCCTGCATTCACCCGCCGGCAAGCGGGAAAAATTCACGTTGCCCGACGGCAGCCGCATACACCTCAACGCCGGCAGCAGCCTGGAATACGCCGAGCCGTTCGACCGCACCGTTGCCTTGCGCGGCGAGGGCTATTTCGAGATCGCCCGCGATACGCTGCACCCGTTCCGCATTGCCACCGCGCGCACGCAGGTAACCGTGCTCGGCACGGTGTTCAACCTGAAAGCCTATGAAAATGAGCCACTGACGGAGCTGGTGGTAAAAGAAGGAAAGGTACGCTTCGCAGACATCCGCGACGAAAGCCGCCAGCTCATCCTCACCGCCGACCAGCGCGGGGCATTTGCCAACGGTAGACGTCCCGAAAAAACGAGCGTCCACCCCGCCCGCTACTTTGCATGGCGCGATAACAGGCTTGTTTTTCAGGACCAGAAACTTTCGGAGATCGTGCCGGTGCTGGAACGCTGGTATGGAGTAAAAATCACGATTCGATCCAAAGAGCTGGCCGGATTGCGCTACATCGGTACGTTTCAGGACCAGTCGTTACAGCGTGTGATGGAGCACATCAGCTATGCGCTGGATTTTAAGTATCAATTAAACGATCACCAATTGACCATCTATTAAATGCCCCTGACAAACCCGCCCCCAGGCCATTCCGCCTGAAATGATTTGAAAAGTCCGGTGCTTCGTCGCCAAACTCACACCGGACCGAACAGCCATTACCTGATTACAGTAATTAACCGTTTTTTCAAAATTATGAAATCTTTATTTCAGAACAGTAGCCCATTTCCCTACCCTACCAAAATACCCGGCTCCCAGGCTCGGCCGTCACGGCTGTCACGCCTTTTCATCCTACTCATATTCATGGCATTCACCGCTGCGAGCGCGCATTCGCAAAGCAGCGTTCTCCAAAAACGCATTACGGTGCAGCAGGCCGACATCGCGCTCGGCGACGCGCTTTTGCTCCTGGGCGACAAAGCGGGATGCACATTTTCATACAGCAGCAGCCTAATCGACCCGCAGCGGAAAGTGCAGCTGCAATACGATAACGTTCCGCTCGGCCGGATCCTCGAAGACCTGCTCGGCGAGGTGGCAAAGGGCGCCCGCGTGCAGGATAATGGAAGCGGTGTGCCGCAGGTAGCGATCCGGCCCGTGCGGCGTACGGGCGCTATCAAAGGGGAGATCCGCACGTCCGACGGCAAGCCTGCCGGGTTTGTGAATGTGAGCATCAAAGGCCTGGGCAAGGGCACCGTGGCCGACGAAAATGGCTCGTTTACGATCCGCAATGTGCCCGACGGCGCGCAAACGGTGGTCGTCCGGCTGATCGGCTATGAGGCCGTGGAGCAGGCTTGCACGGTGGAGCCCGGAATGGTGTCGGAGCTGCCGGTGATCCACATCCAGGAAAGTTCGAGCACACTTCAGGAAGTGATCGTGCAGGGCAATGTGAATGCATTTGCCAACAAGGAAACCGACTATGCGGCCCGGATGCCGCTCAAAAACCTCGAAAACGCGCAGGTTTATAATGTTATTTCAAAAGAATTTCTGAACCAGCAGCTCGTGGTCGACTACAAGGATGCGCTCAAAACCGCTCCGGGCGTGGTGCCGTTCATCAGCGCAGCGGGAACCAACCTGGCCTACATCCGCGGCTTTCCCGTGCAGGCGTCGGTGCGGAACGGCCTCGCCACGCAAACGTGGACGCTCGTGGACCCGGGCAACATCGAACGCATTGAAATCCTGAAAGGTCCGTCGGGGACGCTGTTCGGGGCTAACAATGTGTCGTTCGGGGCGGTGGTGAACCGGGTGACCAAGAAACCGATGGAAACCTTCCGCGGCGAGCTGTCGTATTCGCTCGGAAGCTGGAACCTGAGCCGCCTGCTGGTGGACATCAATGCGCCGGTGAATGCCGACAAAACTGCGCTTTTCCGGGTAAATGCCGCCCTTCACGAAGAGAAAACCTTCCAGAATTTCGGCGGGAACAAAAGCTACATTGTCGCGCCGAGTTTTTCCTATAAAGTGAATGACAGGCTTTCGTTTCTCTTCGAGACGGAGTTTTTTAAAGGACAAATGATCCAGCAGCCCTATAATGTGCTCACCACGGACGTTACCTTCCGTAATCTCAATGCATTAAAACCATTTTACAAAAACTCTTTCGCCGGCTCCGACCTGGAAGGCACCAAAATTTCCAACAACTTTTACGCAGTTTCCAACTACCGCATTTCGGACCGCTGGACGTCCCAAACCGGCCTGGCTTACAGTTTCAACCGCGAAGCAGACCAGTTCCAGCTCACGGCCAACTGGCTGAACGACACCACCGTTGCACGGACTTTCTGGAAAAACCTCCGCCGGGATTTTTCAACGCTCAACCTGCAACAGAATTTCAATGGTGAATACTATACCGGCAACATGCGCCACCGGATCGTGCTGGGCATTAACCTCATCCGCAACACCGACGACCGCTTCGTGGTGGAAGACCCGCGGTACGATACGCTGAACCCCGCGCGGCCATTCAAGCCGTTTTTCAGGGATAAGGCCGATGCCATCGTGGCCCGCTCGACCATCCAGAACTCCCATCTCGACTGGATGACGTACAGTGCCTATTTTTCCAATGTATCCAACATTACCGACCGCTTGCTGCTCATGCTCAGCCTGCGATTCGACCGCTACGACAAAAACAACAGCACCCGAAACGGGACCGTGTCCGTGGACGCCTACCAGCAGAACGCGCTTTCGCCGAAGCTGGGATTGATTTACCAGGTCGTGAAGGACCAGGTATCGCTTTTCGCGAATTATATGAATGGTTTCAACAACGTGGGCCCGGTGACGCAGCCGAACGGCGAAGTCCTCGAACTGAAACCGCAGCGCGCCAACCAATGGGAAGGCGGGGTGAAGATGGAGACGTTCAATAAGAAACTCAGCGCGACCGTCAGCATTTACGACATCCGCGTGAGCAACTCTACGCGTACCAACGAGCAGCAATTTACCGTGCAGGACGGCACGCAGCGCAGCCGTGGTACCGATTTGGAAATCATCGCAAACCCACTCAAAGGACTCAACATTCAGGCGGGTTATTCATACAACAAAAACACCTACCTGAAAGCCGATGAATCCATGGAAGGCAAATGGGTAACCGGCTCGCCGAAGAACATTTTCACCGCATGGCTCACCTACAAGCACACCGGCCGGGTGCTGAACAATGTGGGCGTCGGTTTCGGCGGAAATTATGTGGATGATGTGTTTTACGATGCGGCGAACCTTTTTGTGGTGCCGGCCTACACCCTGCTCAACGGTACGGTCTACTATGAGAAAGCGAAATGGCGCATCGGCCTCAAGGTGAACAACATCACCAATACGGAGTACTTCAATGCATGGAGCTACCCACAGCCGACGAGACAGCTCATCGGTAACCTGACTTTCAAATTCTGACGGATGACCTTCAAAAAAGTCGCCCGCATAATTCACCTCTGGCTCGGACTCGCGTCCGGGCTGGTGGTGTTTATCGTGAGCATTACCGGTTGCATTTTTGCATTTGAAGAAGAGCTTTTCCACCTATTTCACCGGCGGCTCGTGTACGTGGGCGCGCCGGCTAGCGCTCCCGTCCTTCCGGCTTCCCTGCTGAAAGCCCGTGCGCAACAGGCATTGGGTAACGCGGATACGATCAATGCCGTGAATGTTTACGGGGACCCGCGCATGGCCTATGAATTCAATGTCTTCCAGGGATCACATCAGGCGGATAATGGCCTGTTCGAACATCCCGGCCTGAACTGGAAGCGGGTTTACGTGAACCAGTACACGGGTGAGATAAATGGCGTTTTCGACATGGAATGGGAATTTTTTATCACCGTGAGGGCCATTCATCAGAACCTGTTGCTCGATCCGCAGATCGGTAGCCCGATTGTCGGCTCGGCGACGATCATTTTCATGGTGCTGCTCCTTTCGGGCCTGGTGCTTTGGTGGCCGCAAAACAGAGCCGCGGCGCGGCAGCGGTTCCGGTTCAAATGGAAAGAAACCACCCGCTGGAAAAGACGGAATTACGATTTACACAACATTCCCGGGTTTTATGTCCTGATAGTAGGCCTGTTCCTCGGGCTTACCGGAATCGTATGGTCGTTTCAGTGGTGGGAAAATACTGTGTACCGCATGCTCGACGGCCAGGTGGTACAATTTAAACTTGCCCGAAACCCCAACCCCGGCGGAGCACACCACGCTACATTGCTCGACCGCCAACTGGAAACGCTGCGGTCGGTTTATCCTGACTTTAAGCGGATTTATCTTTCAGAAATCTCATCCACCAACACCCTGCTCGCGGCGGTGAACCGTCCCGGCAAAGACCTTTGGACGCACTACGATTACCACCAGTATGACCTCACAACCGGCCGCGAATACGACCGTTTACTGCACAATTCCAAAACCCGCGGCCAGAAATGGCGTAACAGCAATTACGATCTTCACACCGGCAAAACCCTGGGCCTGCCCGGTATGATCCTCGCCTTCGCCGCCAGCCTCGTATGCGCGAGCCTGCCTGTTACCGGGACTATCATTTGGTGGGGAAGAAAGAAGAATCACCAGAAAAAACGCACTTAAATCACCTGCGATTCCTCCGGCAATGTGGCGGCGGCTCCCATGCAAAGAATGCCACGGTATCGGATTTCGGTGATCAGGTTGAGCTTCCAAACCAGTACCCGTTTGCGCCAGCCCGTTGCCTGTTGAAGGTCCTGCTGATATTCGCGCATCACCTGATCTCTGATCTTCTGGCGCACCAGCCTGATTTGAGAAGGCGACTGATTAATGATGAATCCGTTTTTCTCGTCCATAATGAGCTCATTTTGATTTCCTAAGGTACTATTTATCATTCATCAAAATGAGATCTGTCCCCGATTTCTTCCATCCTGCACAAGCTTCAAATATGCCTTTCCGGCAAGCATGATGTAACTGATAGTTTTTGTCGAATTAATTTCGATATTTAGCGTTCCAAACACCTCACTTATCAGTTCCTTTTTTTTGTTCATGAAAAAAATTCTATTGTTTTTTCTGTTGCTGTGCCCTGTCGCCGGCACGTTTTCCCAATCCAAATTCCAGCCGACCACCAACATCCTGCAAACCGGCATCGATTTCAGGACCAATACGCCGCTCACGGGCCGTGAAATGGGTTTTGGAATGCCCGTTTTCCGCATTCATCCGCTCCCAGACGAGTCGTTCGCGCTCATGCTCCGCCAGAAAAAACCGAACAAGGCCATGTGGACGTTCAAGGGCGAGGTGATGGTTTACAATCCTGCAAGCGGACAAATGAAATGGCAGAAAAAATTCAAGTACGCGGAAAGCCAGCTGCTGCTCGACAGCGACGTGATCCTCGAACAGCGGGGCAACAAACTGAAACGCCTCAATCCCGAAAACGGCCTGCCGCTATGGAAAACCAAAGGCATCGCGTACAAAGTTTTTCCCGAAGCGAACCGCGCATTTTGCTACAACGTGCAGGGGGATGGCGGCTATAAAGTAATGCAGGGCATTGACCTGGAAAACGGGCGACAGGTATGGCAGCGCTACGTGCCCGGTGCATTCGGCTGGCAGGACCTGCAAATGCTGAACGATGAAACGGCGCTGATCAAGTCGTCGGGCTTGCATGTGGTGCGGGTTACCGATGGCGATGGCTGGTCTGTGGACCGCGTATCGCATGCCGAAAAAGTGGATATGAAGCAAGTCGGGCTGGCTGTGCTTACGGTAGCAGTTGCCACTGCCGGGACCGCATTCACCGGCAGCCCATACTATGCGGTGCCGATCAGCGGAAATGGCTATACGAATCTTTTTCTGAGTATTTGTTCTAACGTGGTCTTCGAAAAAGATACGGTGTTCTTCGCTGCCAAGAACAAGATCAGCCGCCATTCGCTGGACGGCAGAACGATTTGGTCCACGGCGCTGAACGAGAAGCAAACCAGCAAATCGCATCTTTTCAAGGAAGGTAACGTGCTCTATATGATCAACACGGGGCATGCGATAAAAAATGGCCAGGCGGCGCGTTTCGGCACTCCGTTTATTGCGGCATTCGACGCAACCACCGGCCGGGAGCTTTTTATGAAGGTGTGGGGCGAACGTAAAAATTACTTCACGGACTACATGATTCAGGGCCGCGACCTGTACCTGCTCTACCGCGACAAGCTCGAAGTTCACGAGTTTTCGCCCGAAGGGCTTACCCAAAAGGACATGATGACCATGCATACAGGCGACGAGATGCAGTCGTTCGTATCGGACGAATTGTTTGCCAAAAAAGATTCGGCCTGCTTGCAGCTAAGCCTCG includes:
- a CDS encoding outer membrane protein assembly factor BamB family protein, encoding MKKILLFFLLLCPVAGTFSQSKFQPTTNILQTGIDFRTNTPLTGREMGFGMPVFRIHPLPDESFALMLRQKKPNKAMWTFKGEVMVYNPASGQMKWQKKFKYAESQLLLDSDVILEQRGNKLKRLNPENGLPLWKTKGIAYKVFPEANRAFCYNVQGDGGYKVMQGIDLENGRQVWQRYVPGAFGWQDLQMLNDETALIKSSGLHVVRVTDGDGWSVDRVSHAEKVDMKQVGLAVLTVAVATAGTAFTGSPYYAVPISGNGYTNLFLSICSNVVFEKDTVFFAAKNKISRHSLDGRTIWSTALNEKQTSKSHLFKEGNVLYMINTGHAIKNGQAARFGTPFIAAFDATTGRELFMKVWGERKNYFTDYMIQGRDLYLLYRDKLEVHEFSPEGLTQKDMMTMHTGDEMQSFVSDELFAKKDSACLQLSLDRDHYYIHSEAGDLLKFNNDFLLVEKVDKAILYRNYFENADFRFLGNAKETFVVNKTDNLPVAHCEIPHNASRFGTRFYYRKSNLNIAEMDMRPFMSAFGGAVGRQND
- a CDS encoding outer membrane protein assembly factor BamB family protein, with protein sequence MLRALRLHASIYCLLLFVIITACSKKPSELTPPDPKPDEEVIPGETVGYGAEVLDPAEYEKIKIITEPLIPGGRTQKDPKLAPQYDLSPNMPPVQSQGRQGSCVAWAVAYAARSYFSGLGFNSNFKLADGSVNNETVLSPAFVYNKIKAGDCLKGSYIEDALNLLKNTGVCTWKDMPYTDQECDTQPGTQQVAGAAKYKIADWGRILITTDAIKKFLYYDMPVVIAGRLNADFKKPTRFPDGQFVWKDATPNDVSHHAMIIVGYDDARKAFKIQNSWSKNWCNDGYIWMSYDIVKDVIREAYVMTSDELLLRSQASVETGAAVKYEQNVVGYTGRIMQLGDLPVIGYGMCLATTPSLPTRKYYAKAQNIPATPFEFSVTESINTSKIWYRAFVETVAGVVYGDTASIVLNSGPGETRDKDLLLFHSGFFGYAVDAGTGERLWEAPLRSGAASDQLLGGLIVNEQYIVPGNMTGSLSAVSLSTGKVNWERREMMRSKQTYPVIIDNQIITIGREELIAVDQASGNLSWTQKQAAFGGEDFVEFGLAVTKDSKLSVNVNKSFYDDEMYFVSNPSNGTGITGMGIFPTTVKGHPDFADNYMVRSEAMSGLAAYSLSPFKKLWSTPSTTTAAHDSPLIVGSRVIGVIMGNLVQGLQAVDKATGKKLWEYYPQQGEVLSKKWSASADFIAMIVRVNMGGASEYEYSLQVLDISTGKVSWTKKLSTSPYPVIPMYPLIAGDKVYVSPDNLEIAAFKLQTGAVIWQKKLFNNPGTISPFSLITKEGKIFYMPESGM
- a CDS encoding FecR family protein translates to MELLVVLSFPNMRPDRQLLDKYLAGQCTPDEQRAVEQWLQADRLDADLPPAPDETGATERIWDEIQHLPSSRPARSTRLMWLAGLAASVLLVVGISWLFTPAKTVRVAERVAPSARKQTIVLHSPAGKREKFTLPDGSRIHLNAGSSLEYAEPFDRTVALRGEGYFEIARDTLHPFRIATARTQVTVLGTVFNLKAYENEPLTELVVKEGKVRFADIRDESRQLILTADQRGAFANGRRPEKTSVHPARYFAWRDNRLVFQDQKLSEIVPVLERWYGVKITIRSKELAGLRYIGTFQDQSLQRVMEHISYALDFKYQLNDHQLTIY
- a CDS encoding TonB-dependent receptor, with protein sequence MKSLFQNSSPFPYPTKIPGSQARPSRLSRLFILLIFMAFTAASAHSQSSVLQKRITVQQADIALGDALLLLGDKAGCTFSYSSSLIDPQRKVQLQYDNVPLGRILEDLLGEVAKGARVQDNGSGVPQVAIRPVRRTGAIKGEIRTSDGKPAGFVNVSIKGLGKGTVADENGSFTIRNVPDGAQTVVVRLIGYEAVEQACTVEPGMVSELPVIHIQESSSTLQEVIVQGNVNAFANKETDYAARMPLKNLENAQVYNVISKEFLNQQLVVDYKDALKTAPGVVPFISAAGTNLAYIRGFPVQASVRNGLATQTWTLVDPGNIERIEILKGPSGTLFGANNVSFGAVVNRVTKKPMETFRGELSYSLGSWNLSRLLVDINAPVNADKTALFRVNAALHEEKTFQNFGGNKSYIVAPSFSYKVNDRLSFLFETEFFKGQMIQQPYNVLTTDVTFRNLNALKPFYKNSFAGSDLEGTKISNNFYAVSNYRISDRWTSQTGLAYSFNREADQFQLTANWLNDTTVARTFWKNLRRDFSTLNLQQNFNGEYYTGNMRHRIVLGINLIRNTDDRFVVEDPRYDTLNPARPFKPFFRDKADAIVARSTIQNSHLDWMTYSAYFSNVSNITDRLLLMLSLRFDRYDKNNSTRNGTVSVDAYQQNALSPKLGLIYQVVKDQVSLFANYMNGFNNVGPVTQPNGEVLELKPQRANQWEGGVKMETFNKKLSATVSIYDIRVSNSTRTNEQQFTVQDGTQRSRGTDLEIIANPLKGLNIQAGYSYNKNTYLKADESMEGKWVTGSPKNIFTAWLTYKHTGRVLNNVGVGFGGNYVDDVFYDAANLFVVPAYTLLNGTVYYEKAKWRIGLKVNNITNTEYFNAWSYPQPTRQLIGNLTFKF
- a CDS encoding PepSY-associated TM helix domain-containing protein; the protein is MTFKKVARIIHLWLGLASGLVVFIVSITGCIFAFEEELFHLFHRRLVYVGAPASAPVLPASLLKARAQQALGNADTINAVNVYGDPRMAYEFNVFQGSHQADNGLFEHPGLNWKRVYVNQYTGEINGVFDMEWEFFITVRAIHQNLLLDPQIGSPIVGSATIIFMVLLLSGLVLWWPQNRAAARQRFRFKWKETTRWKRRNYDLHNIPGFYVLIVGLFLGLTGIVWSFQWWENTVYRMLDGQVVQFKLARNPNPGGAHHATLLDRQLETLRSVYPDFKRIYLSEISSTNTLLAAVNRPGKDLWTHYDYHQYDLTTGREYDRLLHNSKTRGQKWRNSNYDLHTGKTLGLPGMILAFAASLVCASLPVTGTIIWWGRKKNHQKKRT
- a CDS encoding RNA polymerase sigma-70 factor, with the translated sequence MDAPDHETVIHLNESKSFEQVYLMYAKPLIRLSYSMLQDVQESEEIVQTVFHSLWERRDTLIVHSSIEAYLVRAVKLKAMQYLRDKSNEQKHIALFSQQLARGQNDTEQRIEYKLLTDRLETLTAGLPGQCQQVFTLSRKKGMTNSEISSLLNITEKAVENQITRALRYLRKGLVGYINS